One Helicobacter cetorum MIT 00-7128 DNA window includes the following coding sequences:
- a CDS encoding EI24 domain-containing protein yields MVSFLSLLSKGWKDFFSFRMLVINLAPVMLGVLFWSMAFYYFSDNILSYCERFLPHSWSALAHSEGFLASLWAFVFKGLVYMLIIWFVILLTLIGNVFMSIFYTPLVISYLHKKYYFQVEREEFGSVTFSIKYFLKSLIIMLVIMALLTPLYFIPIIGVFLSLIPHFLFFKNTMSLDVGSAIFKDYEKYQTLLKQYKMSHYRFCACCYLFSLIPFFNFFATLLQTILLAHYFFTLKENKDN; encoded by the coding sequence ATGGTTTCATTTTTATCGCTTTTGTCTAAAGGTTGGAAGGACTTTTTTAGTTTTAGAATGCTTGTTATTAACCTTGCTCCTGTAATGCTTGGGGTGCTATTTTGGAGTATGGCTTTTTACTATTTTAGCGATAATATCCTTTCATATTGCGAGCGCTTTTTGCCTCATTCTTGGAGTGCATTGGCGCATAGTGAAGGCTTTTTAGCAAGCTTATGGGCGTTTGTGTTTAAAGGCTTAGTTTATATGCTAATAATTTGGTTTGTTATCCTTTTGACCCTAATAGGCAATGTGTTTATGTCTATCTTTTATACCCCTTTGGTAATCTCTTATTTGCATAAAAAATATTATTTCCAAGTAGAGCGAGAAGAGTTTGGGAGCGTTACTTTTTCTATCAAATACTTTTTAAAATCTTTAATAATCATGTTAGTGATTATGGCGTTGCTAACCCCCCTATACTTTATCCCTATCATAGGGGTATTTCTCTCTTTAATCCCCCATTTTTTATTTTTTAAAAATACGATGAGTTTAGATGTGGGGAGTGCTATTTTCAAAGATTATGAAAAATATCAAACCTTGCTTAAACAATACAAAATGTCTCATTATCGCTTTTGTGCGTGTTGTTATCTATTTTCTTTAATCCCTTTTTTTAACTTTTTTGCGACTTTATTGCAAACGATTTTATTAGCGCATTATTTTTTCACTCTCAAAGAGAATAAAGATAATTAA
- a CDS encoding NAD+ synthase, whose amino-acid sequence MQKYYQDLIEYLCDFLATEVGSRGFKKIVYGLSGGLDSAVVGVLCQKVFKHNAHALLMPSLVSMPSSKQDALELCELFNIIYTEYSIAPYDETFSNTFKNANSTRKGNFCSRLRMAFLYDYSLEHNALVIGTSNKSERMLGYGTLHGDFACAINPIGELFKTEIQALAKTLNIPKHIISKPPSADLFVGQSDELDLGYPYSVIDPLLKEIENSKKPINSNELIALGYDKTLVESIVKRIQKNAFKLELPTIAPRFKP is encoded by the coding sequence ATGCAAAAGTATTACCAAGATTTAATTGAGTATTTATGCGATTTTTTAGCCACAGAAGTAGGCTCTCGTGGTTTTAAAAAAATCGTTTATGGGTTAAGCGGAGGCTTAGATAGCGCTGTAGTAGGCGTGCTATGCCAAAAAGTTTTTAAGCATAATGCTCATGCACTCTTAATGCCCTCTTTAGTTTCTATGCCTAGTAGCAAGCAAGATGCCTTAGAATTATGCGAGCTTTTTAACATTATTTATACAGAATATTCTATCGCCCCTTATGATGAGACTTTTTCTAATACTTTTAAAAATGCCAACTCTACAAGAAAAGGGAATTTCTGCTCTCGTTTGCGCATGGCTTTTTTATACGATTATTCTTTAGAGCATAATGCCTTAGTGATTGGCACAAGCAATAAATCTGAAAGAATGCTTGGCTATGGCACTTTGCATGGGGATTTTGCATGTGCGATTAATCCTATTGGCGAACTTTTTAAAACAGAGATTCAGGCTTTAGCTAAAACACTCAATATCCCAAAACATATTATTTCTAAACCTCCAAGTGCGGATTTATTTGTAGGACAAAGCGATGAATTAGACTTAGGTTATCCTTATAGTGTGATTGACCCTTTATTAAAAGAAATTGAAAATTCTAAAAAACCTATCAATTCTAATGAACTCATAGCCTTAGGATATGATAAAACTCTTGTAGAAAGTATAGTTAAACGCATCCAAAAAAATGCCTTTAAATTAGAATTACCCACTATCGCACCTAGGTTTAAACCCTAA
- a CDS encoding outer membrane protein has product MRVKKVILYLSLIGACFGEENGAYASVGFQYSLMHAVQKNDPFSNQQRIATIINAQNNIAQLKKIENQVKQMPKTFQYINSQLKKPTTPQEQQESLEYIQSLAKNIEKVLVISHSSNPALITELQAISQAKNLQELEPYLSHLPKLEQQFTQAQNAILSNLSNQIAEISNSINAMPTSPSSATISNMFGVSLNVGYKHFFGKTKRHGFRYYLFYDYGYSNPSFIGNGITSLGKMNNNVYGLGIDYLFNFIDNNKTHFTTGFYFGFAISGSSWVGKGASAWISQMDFINNYLPNYSANMHTSYFQIPLEWGIRTNIDRHNGFEIGIKIPLAINSYFESHGKGLNSALFFKRSVVFNVNYVYNF; this is encoded by the coding sequence ATGCGTGTTAAAAAAGTGATTTTATATTTGTCTCTAATTGGTGCTTGCTTTGGGGAGGAAAATGGAGCGTATGCAAGCGTAGGCTTTCAATATTCTCTTATGCATGCAGTGCAAAAAAATGATCCTTTTTCAAACCAACAACGCATTGCAACCATTATAAACGCTCAAAATAATATCGCTCAGCTTAAAAAGATTGAAAATCAAGTCAAGCAAATGCCAAAGACCTTTCAATATATCAATAGTCAGTTAAAAAAACCAACAACCCCACAAGAACAACAAGAGAGTTTAGAATATATTCAGTCTTTAGCCAAAAATATTGAAAAAGTTTTAGTCATAAGCCATAGCTCAAACCCTGCTTTAATCACAGAACTTCAAGCTATCTCACAAGCTAAAAACCTCCAAGAATTAGAACCATATTTATCACATTTGCCTAAACTAGAACAGCAATTCACACAAGCCCAAAATGCTATCCTCTCTAATCTATCTAATCAAATTGCTGAAATCTCTAATTCTATTAATGCTATGCCAACAAGTCCTTCAAGTGCAACTATCTCTAATATGTTTGGGGTAAGCTTGAACGTAGGCTATAAACACTTTTTTGGTAAAACTAAGCGTCATGGATTTCGCTACTATCTCTTTTATGACTATGGCTATTCTAACCCTAGTTTCATAGGTAATGGCATAACAAGTTTAGGAAAAATGAATAATAATGTCTATGGGCTTGGTATAGATTATCTTTTCAATTTCATAGACAATAACAAGACACATTTTACAACCGGTTTTTATTTTGGTTTTGCAATTTCTGGGAGCTCTTGGGTAGGAAAAGGTGCGAGCGCATGGATTAGTCAAATGGATTTTATTAATAATTATTTGCCTAATTATAGCGCTAATATGCACACAAGCTATTTTCAAATCCCTTTAGAATGGGGTATTCGCACCAATATAGACAGACACAATGGCTTTGAAATAGGCATTAAAATCCCCTTAGCGATTAATTCTTATTTTGAATCGCATGGCAAGGGGCTTAATTCAGCGCTTTTTTTCAAGCGCTCTGTTGTGTTTAATGTCAATTATGTCTATAATTTCTAA
- a CDS encoding class II fructose-bisphosphate aldolase — translation MLVNGNEILLKAHKEGYGVGAFNFVNFEMLNAIFEAGFEENSPIFVQASEGAIKYLGIDMVVGMVKTMSARYPHIPVALHLDHGTTFESCQNAVKAGFTSVMIDASHYAFEENLELTSQVVTMAHNAGVSVEAELGRLMGIEDNISVDEKDAVLVNPKEAEEFVKKSKVDYLAPAIGTSHGAFKFKGEPKLDFERLEEVKRLTNIPLVLHGASAIPDNVRKAYLDAGGDLKGSKGVPFEFLQESVKGGINKVNTDTDLRIAFMAEVRRIANEDKSQFDLRKFFAPAQLALKNVVKERMRLLGSSNKI, via the coding sequence ATGCTAGTTAATGGCAATGAGATTTTATTAAAAGCCCATAAAGAGGGTTATGGAGTAGGGGCGTTTAACTTCGTTAATTTTGAAATGCTAAACGCTATTTTTGAGGCAGGGTTTGAAGAAAATTCCCCTATATTTGTGCAAGCAAGTGAGGGAGCGATTAAATACTTAGGGATTGATATGGTAGTTGGCATGGTCAAAACAATGAGTGCTCGCTATCCTCATATCCCAGTAGCCTTACATTTAGACCATGGCACGACTTTTGAGAGCTGTCAAAACGCTGTAAAAGCAGGTTTTACTTCTGTAATGATTGATGCCTCTCATTATGCTTTTGAGGAAAACTTAGAATTAACCTCTCAAGTGGTAACAATGGCACACAATGCCGGCGTGAGTGTAGAGGCGGAATTGGGTCGTTTAATGGGTATTGAAGATAATATCTCTGTAGATGAAAAGGACGCCGTATTGGTTAATCCCAAAGAGGCTGAAGAGTTTGTTAAAAAATCTAAAGTGGATTATCTAGCCCCAGCTATTGGCACAAGCCATGGAGCCTTTAAGTTTAAGGGTGAGCCAAAATTGGATTTTGAGCGCCTAGAAGAAGTTAAGCGCTTGACAAATATCCCCTTAGTTTTGCATGGAGCAAGTGCGATTCCTGATAATGTAAGGAAAGCCTATTTAGATGCCGGAGGCGATTTGAAAGGCTCTAAAGGCGTGCCTTTTGAGTTTTTGCAAGAGTCTGTAAAAGGTGGTATCAATAAGGTTAATACCGATACAGATTTAAGAATTGCCTTTATGGCAGAAGTGCGCAGAATTGCTAATGAAGATAAGAGTCAGTTTGATTTGAGAAAATTCTTTGCGCCCGCTCAATTAGCGCTCAAAAATGTAGTTAAAGAGCGCATGAGACTCTTAGGTAGTTCTAATAAAATTTAA
- a CDS encoding NYN domain-containing protein, translating into MQKGELEKRVFVFIDAEYVIQSLRTLRNKPREHRILINNILWGNLIEYILANRLLKKVFYYSCELDERENPLTYHSQQRYFKKLQEEISCIDLRLSQLQKVPLKTKSTWNEQQSSSSIRNKPWTYIQKGVDVKIALDLVLNAYKDLYDVAILIAGDCDFLEAIKEVKALNKQVELITFDRTEKTSNVLIAETSLHNELSYTQSNKRFFITSYDDKLSQLRIKFGGN; encoded by the coding sequence ATGCAAAAGGGTGAGCTAGAAAAAAGAGTTTTTGTATTTATAGATGCTGAATATGTTATCCAAAGTTTGAGAACTCTAAGAAATAAACCTAGAGAGCATAGAATACTCATAAACAATATTTTATGGGGAAATCTCATAGAATATATCCTAGCAAATCGCTTGTTGAAAAAGGTTTTTTATTATTCATGTGAGTTAGATGAGAGAGAAAATCCATTAACCTATCATAGTCAGCAACGATATTTTAAAAAACTTCAAGAAGAAATCTCTTGTATAGATTTGCGCCTTTCACAATTACAGAAAGTTCCCTTAAAAACAAAATCCACTTGGAATGAGCAACAATCTTCATCAAGCATTAGAAATAAGCCTTGGACTTATATTCAAAAAGGTGTTGATGTGAAAATAGCGCTTGATTTGGTATTGAATGCTTATAAGGATTTGTATGATGTGGCGATTCTTATTGCCGGAGATTGCGATTTTTTAGAGGCAATTAAAGAAGTGAAAGCCTTAAACAAGCAAGTAGAGCTTATCACTTTTGATAGGACAGAAAAAACTTCTAATGTGTTAATCGCTGAGACAAGTTTGCATAATGAACTTAGCTATACGCAAAGCAATAAACGATTTTTCATAACTAGCTATGATGATAAGCTTAGCCAATTACGCATTAAATTTGGCGGTAATTAA
- a CDS encoding tetraacyldisaccharide 4'-kinase: MKKHSFLERYFYTPNLAQKALIFALLPFSFIYQTIATLKRKFSKKHHFNVPIVSIGNIIAGGSGKTPFILEVAKQYSNVMIVSRGYKRHSKGLIVVSYQGKFLVPEYIAGDEAYLIALSLKNASVIVSEKRDLGIKKAIDMGASCVFLDDGFRFNFNQFNVLLKPKNPPYYPFCFPSGLYRESFSSYKEAHLIVTEGKDYLRKTNITNPTKRMLLVTAIANPSRLDEFLPSNIVGKLYFKDHANFNLKLLEKEFHKHNATSLLVTTKDLVKLNDCVLPLSILNLKLEICPYILESIENYIRSYSYNTTTHL, encoded by the coding sequence ATGAAAAAGCATTCTTTTTTAGAGCGTTATTTTTATACGCCAAATTTAGCACAAAAAGCTCTTATTTTTGCACTTTTGCCCTTTTCATTTATCTATCAAACTATCGCTACTTTGAAGCGTAAATTTTCTAAAAAACACCATTTTAATGTCCCCATTGTTAGCATAGGTAATATTATTGCTGGAGGGAGTGGGAAAACGCCCTTTATTTTAGAAGTAGCCAAGCAATATTCTAATGTGATGATTGTCTCTAGAGGTTATAAGCGCCATTCTAAAGGCTTAATTGTTGTAAGCTATCAAGGAAAATTTTTAGTCCCAGAGTATATTGCTGGAGATGAGGCTTATCTTATTGCATTAAGTTTAAAAAATGCAAGCGTGATTGTGAGTGAAAAACGAGACTTAGGGATTAAAAAGGCTATAGATATGGGGGCTAGTTGTGTGTTCTTAGATGATGGCTTTAGATTTAATTTCAATCAATTCAATGTGCTTTTAAAGCCAAAAAATCCCCCCTACTATCCTTTTTGCTTTCCTAGTGGGCTTTATAGAGAAAGTTTTTCTAGCTATAAAGAGGCGCATTTAATTGTAACAGAGGGCAAGGACTATTTAAGAAAAACCAATATCACAAACCCTACTAAACGCATGCTTTTAGTAACAGCGATTGCTAATCCTAGCAGACTAGATGAATTTTTACCCTCTAATATTGTAGGAAAATTGTATTTTAAAGACCATGCGAATTTCAATCTCAAGCTTTTAGAAAAGGAATTTCATAAACATAACGCCACTTCATTATTAGTTACCACTAAAGACTTGGTTAAGCTCAATGATTGTGTTTTGCCCTTAAGTATTTTAAATTTAAAATTAGAAATTTGTCCTTATATCTTAGAGTCTATTGAGAATTATATACGCTCTTATTCTTATAATACAACAACACATCTATAA
- a CDS encoding molybdopterin molybdotransferase MoeA: MISFKKAQEINANIATKTLETEIVSLFESVGRVIASDIICSSPLPKFDQSAMDGYGFKMQDLGKKTKVVKNIFAGENTHALEIKENECVKIMTGAMVPEGIDTIIPIELMLESDENFALAPKDFKNNANIRKQGKNAKLNSILIAKGTRLNYGHIALIASQGLKEIEVYRKLKIAIFSSGDELVALGKNALEYQIYDVNSVAIKSMLKDYSTQFLGVLKDDKDLQLEQLELEGYDVIISSAGVSVGDKDFFKNTLRAKNATFYYEKVNLKPGKPITLAKLKESLVIGLPGNPLSALLVLRTLILPLLERLSLNKDFALKTFKTKINAPLKLKGKRTHLILGNHSNNEFIPYNNNRYEAGAIQALAQVNAIALVDEGIELVENEIEILNFEK, encoded by the coding sequence ATGATTAGTTTTAAAAAGGCTCAAGAGATTAATGCAAATATTGCTACTAAAACTTTAGAAACAGAGATAGTCTCATTATTTGAAAGTGTGGGGCGTGTTATAGCTAGTGATATTATTTGTTCTAGCCCCCTACCCAAGTTTGACCAAAGCGCTATGGATGGCTATGGGTTTAAAATGCAAGATTTAGGCAAAAAAACTAAAGTAGTTAAAAATATTTTTGCCGGAGAAAATACCCATGCGTTAGAAATCAAAGAAAATGAATGCGTGAAAATTATGACAGGGGCTATGGTGCCAGAAGGGATAGATACCATTATTCCCATAGAGCTTATGCTAGAGAGTGATGAGAATTTTGCCCTAGCGCCTAAAGATTTTAAAAATAACGCTAATATTCGCAAACAAGGCAAAAACGCAAAGCTAAATAGCATTCTTATTGCAAAAGGCACACGACTAAATTATGGGCATATTGCTTTAATCGCCTCTCAAGGTCTTAAAGAAATTGAGGTGTATAGAAAGCTTAAAATTGCTATATTTAGTAGTGGTGATGAGCTTGTGGCTTTAGGAAAGAATGCTTTAGAATATCAAATTTATGATGTCAATTCCGTAGCTATAAAATCTATGCTTAAAGACTATTCTACGCAGTTTTTAGGGGTATTAAAAGATGATAAAGATTTACAGCTAGAGCAACTTGAATTAGAAGGCTATGATGTAATCATTTCAAGTGCGGGAGTAAGTGTTGGCGATAAGGACTTTTTTAAAAATACTTTGAGAGCTAAAAACGCAACATTCTATTATGAAAAAGTCAATTTAAAACCCGGAAAACCCATAACTCTAGCCAAACTTAAAGAAAGTTTAGTGATAGGTTTGCCCGGAAACCCCCTAAGCGCTCTTTTAGTTTTACGCACGCTTATTTTACCTCTTTTAGAACGCCTTTCATTAAATAAAGACTTCGCATTAAAAACTTTCAAAACTAAAATCAATGCCCCCTTAAAGCTCAAAGGCAAACGCACGCATTTAATTTTAGGCAATCATTCAAACAATGAATTTATCCCCTATAACAATAACCGCTATGAAGCTGGGGCTATCCAAGCTTTAGCACAAGTTAATGCTATCGCCTTAGTTGATGAGGGGATAGAATTAGTTGAAAATGAAATTGAAATTTTAAATTTTGAAAAATAA
- the gltX gene encoding glutamate--tRNA ligase produces MSGIVTRFAPSPTGHLHIGGLRTALFNYLFARANQGKFYLRIEDTDLSRNSIEATEAILKAFEWVGLEHDGEILYQSKRFELYKEYIQKLLDEDKAYYCYMSKEELDTLREEQKARKETPRYDNRYRDFKGTPPKDIEPVVRIKVPENKTISFNDGVKGLVSVNTSELDDFIIARSDGTPTYNFVVTIDDALMGITDVIRGDDHLSNTPKQIVLYEALNFKIPNFFHVPMILNEKGHKLSKRDGATSVMDYPKMGYLKEALLNFLVRLGWSCKDQEIFSMQELLKLFDPKDLNSSPSAFNTQKLLWLNAHYLKNKSTKELLELLKDFSFSSLSHLNPMQLDCLFDALKERSQTLQELALKIDEVLNAPKEYEEKIFKKLDKTIVVPLLEKFKLELDNANFDDESTLENAMHNIIEKEQIKAGHFMQPLRLALLAKGGGIGLKETLFILGKTESLKRIERFLKQF; encoded by the coding sequence ATGAGTGGTATTGTTACACGCTTTGCACCCTCTCCTACAGGGCATTTGCATATAGGGGGGTTAAGAACAGCTTTATTTAATTATCTTTTTGCACGAGCTAATCAAGGGAAGTTTTATTTACGCATTGAAGATACGGATTTGAGCCGTAATTCTATAGAGGCTACAGAGGCTATTTTAAAGGCGTTTGAATGGGTAGGCTTAGAACATGACGGAGAAATACTTTATCAATCTAAGCGTTTTGAGCTCTATAAAGAATATATCCAAAAGCTCTTAGATGAAGATAAAGCCTATTATTGCTATATGAGTAAGGAAGAGCTAGATACTTTAAGAGAAGAGCAAAAAGCTAGAAAAGAAACCCCTCGTTATGATAATCGCTATCGTGATTTTAAAGGCACACCCCCTAAAGACATAGAGCCTGTAGTAAGAATTAAAGTGCCAGAAAATAAAACGATTAGCTTTAATGACGGCGTTAAGGGCTTAGTGAGTGTGAATACAAGCGAGTTAGATGATTTTATCATTGCACGAAGCGATGGCACACCTACCTATAATTTTGTCGTTACTATTGATGATGCTTTAATGGGGATAACAGATGTTATTAGAGGTGATGACCACCTTTCTAATACCCCTAAACAAATTGTGCTTTATGAGGCCTTGAATTTTAAAATTCCTAATTTTTTCCATGTGCCTATGATTTTAAATGAAAAAGGGCATAAATTAAGCAAGCGAGATGGCGCAACAAGTGTTATGGATTATCCTAAAATGGGGTATTTAAAAGAGGCGTTATTAAACTTTTTAGTGCGTTTAGGCTGGAGTTGCAAAGACCAAGAAATTTTTAGCATGCAAGAATTATTAAAATTATTTGACCCTAAAGATTTAAACTCTTCACCTAGTGCGTTTAACACACAAAAATTGTTATGGCTTAATGCCCATTATCTAAAAAATAAAAGCACCAAAGAGTTACTAGAATTATTAAAAGATTTTAGTTTCAGTAGCCTTTCTCATTTAAATCCTATGCAATTAGATTGTTTGTTTGACGCTCTTAAAGAAAGGTCTCAAACCTTACAAGAACTAGCCCTTAAAATTGATGAGGTTTTAAACGCTCCCAAAGAATATGAAGAAAAGATTTTTAAAAAGCTTGATAAGACAATAGTTGTGCCATTATTGGAAAAATTTAAGTTAGAGTTAGACAATGCTAATTTTGATGATGAGAGCACTTTAGAAAATGCCATGCACAATATCATTGAAAAAGAACAGATTAAAGCAGGCCATTTTATGCAACCCTTAAGATTAGCCTTATTAGCAAAAGGGGGCGGAATAGGGTTAAAAGAAACGCTTTTTATCTTAGGTAAAACAGAAAGTTTAAAAAGAATAGAAAGGTTTTTAAAGCAATTTTAA
- a CDS encoding peptidylprolyl isomerase — translation MKKSILSLALVSALSTTLLVAKPANTATTAKKSAPTAGVLATVDGAPITKSDFDMIKQRNPNFDFDKLKDDQKAALIDQAIRTLLVEKEAKKEKLDNTPEFKAMIDAVKKQALVEFWAKRQAEAVKKIQIPEKEMQDFYNANKDQMFVKQEAHARHILVKSEDEAKRIISELNKQPKTKVQEKFIELANRDTIDPNSKNAQNGGDLGKFQKNQMTPDFSKAAFALMPGTYTKTPVKTEFGYHIIYLISKDKPVTYTYEQAKPTIQGMLQERRFQELMNKKIEELKKQAKIVINK, via the coding sequence ATGAAAAAGAGTATCTTAAGTTTAGCATTAGTGAGTGCATTAAGCACAACCTTATTAGTAGCCAAGCCTGCTAACACAGCAACAACAGCTAAAAAGAGCGCTCCTACAGCTGGAGTATTAGCAACCGTAGATGGCGCACCAATCACTAAAAGTGATTTTGACATGATTAAGCAACGCAACCCTAATTTTGATTTTGACAAGCTTAAAGATGACCAAAAAGCGGCTTTGATTGACCAAGCCATTCGCACACTTTTAGTAGAAAAAGAGGCTAAAAAAGAAAAATTAGATAACACGCCAGAATTTAAAGCAATGATTGATGCGGTAAAAAAACAAGCTTTAGTAGAGTTTTGGGCAAAGCGTCAAGCTGAAGCAGTAAAGAAAATCCAAATTCCTGAAAAAGAAATGCAAGATTTTTATAACGCTAATAAAGACCAAATGTTTGTCAAGCAAGAAGCGCATGCAAGACATATTTTAGTAAAGAGTGAAGATGAGGCTAAAAGAATTATTTCTGAGCTTAACAAACAGCCTAAAACCAAAGTGCAAGAAAAGTTTATTGAATTAGCTAATCGTGATACGATTGACCCTAATAGCAAAAACGCTCAAAATGGTGGTGATTTAGGAAAATTCCAAAAAAACCAAATGACTCCTGATTTTTCTAAAGCGGCTTTTGCTCTAATGCCCGGCACTTATACTAAAACTCCTGTAAAAACAGAGTTTGGTTATCATATTATTTATTTGATTTCTAAAGATAAGCCTGTTACTTACACTTATGAGCAAGCTAAACCTACCATTCAAGGAATGCTCCAAGAAAGAAGATTCCAAGAGCTTATGAATAAGAAGATTGAGGAGCTTAAAAAGCAAGCTAAAATCGTTATCAATAAGTAA
- the efp gene encoding elongation factor P translates to MAIGMSELKKGLKIELGGVPYRIVEYQHVKPGKGAAFVRAKIKSFLDGKVIEKTFHAGDKCEEPNLMEKTMQYLYHDGDAYQFMDVESYEQIALNDSQVADASKWMLEGMQVQVLLHNDKAISVDVPQVVALKIVETAPNFKGDTSSASKKPATLETGAVVQVPFHVLEGETIKVNTETEEYLEKVK, encoded by the coding sequence ATGGCAATTGGTATGAGCGAGCTTAAAAAAGGCTTGAAAATTGAATTGGGCGGTGTTCCCTATAGAATTGTGGAATACCAACATGTCAAGCCCGGTAAAGGCGCTGCTTTTGTGCGAGCAAAAATTAAATCATTCCTAGATGGCAAAGTGATTGAAAAGACTTTCCATGCTGGAGATAAATGCGAAGAGCCAAATTTAATGGAAAAGACTATGCAATATCTCTATCATGATGGTGATGCGTATCAGTTTATGGATGTAGAGAGTTATGAGCAAATTGCCTTAAATGACTCTCAAGTTGCCGATGCGTCAAAATGGATGCTAGAGGGCATGCAAGTGCAAGTTTTATTACACAATGATAAAGCAATTTCTGTAGATGTGCCTCAAGTTGTAGCGTTAAAAATTGTAGAAACTGCCCCAAACTTTAAAGGTGATACTTCAAGTGCGAGTAAAAAACCAGCCACTTTAGAAACCGGTGCTGTGGTGCAAGTGCCCTTTCATGTGCTAGAGGGTGAAACCATTAAGGTTAATACTGAGACCGAAGAATACCTAGAAAAGGTTAAATAA
- the pseH gene encoding UDP-4-amino-4,6-dideoxy-N-acetyl-beta-L-altrosamine N-acetyltransferase: MNKNMYYQNIQIINFTQMSDIEKLLVLEFRNHEQTSLWMYSSCISLKTHLDFIEQLKKSSNQRYFLFKQDDIYLGVGSLTRLNLTHKHGYLGIYKNPFLKNKGSEILKALEFIAFEELGLFTLHLEVMQSNQKAIAFYERHFYQLEGCLKEYIFRNGAFIDVLLYYKNKSVYNSQ, from the coding sequence TTGAATAAAAATATGTATTATCAAAATATCCAAATAATCAATTTCACTCAAATGAGTGATATAGAAAAATTGCTTGTTTTGGAATTTCGCAATCACGAGCAAACTTCTCTATGGATGTATAGTTCTTGCATTTCTTTAAAAACACATCTTGATTTTATTGAACAGCTTAAAAAGTCTTCTAACCAACGCTATTTTTTATTCAAGCAAGATGACATTTATTTGGGCGTAGGCTCTCTTACTCGCTTAAACCTTACGCATAAACATGGATATTTAGGGATATATAAAAACCCTTTTTTAAAAAACAAAGGGAGTGAAATCTTAAAAGCTTTAGAGTTTATAGCTTTTGAAGAATTAGGGCTTTTTACTTTGCATTTAGAAGTTATGCAAAGTAATCAAAAAGCCATTGCTTTTTATGAGCGTCATTTTTACCAGCTAGAGGGGTGCTTGAAAGAGTATATTTTTAGAAATGGGGCTTTTATAGATGTGTTGTTGTATTATAAGAATAAGAGCGTATATAATTCTCAATAG
- the fliR gene encoding flagellar biosynthetic protein FliR encodes MLDFLQELNSTHVGDFFLLFLRVTGVLSFFPFFENNLVPISVRGALSLYVSAIFYPIITHYDFTYTPESFIIACLSELFLGICASIFLQIVFASLVFATDSISFSMGLTMASAYDPISGSQKPIVGQALLLLAILILLDLSFHHQIILFVEHSLKAVPLGHFIFEPSLAKSIVKAFAHLFVIGFSMAFPILCLVLLSDVIFGMIMKTHPQFNLLAIGFPIKIAIAFVGIILIISAIMERFKNEVSLTFSAISKLF; translated from the coding sequence ATGCTAGATTTTTTACAAGAGTTAAACAGCACGCATGTGGGGGATTTTTTCTTATTGTTTTTGCGTGTTACGGGGGTATTGTCCTTTTTTCCCTTTTTTGAAAATAATTTAGTGCCTATTTCAGTGCGTGGGGCATTAAGCTTGTATGTTAGCGCTATTTTTTACCCTATAATCACGCACTATGATTTTACCTATACACCAGAAAGCTTTATTATCGCTTGCTTGTCAGAGTTATTTTTAGGGATTTGCGCCTCTATTTTTTTACAAATCGTGTTTGCAAGCCTAGTGTTTGCCACTGATAGCATTAGCTTTTCTATGGGGCTAACTATGGCAAGCGCTTATGACCCCATTTCTGGCTCACAAAAGCCCATTGTTGGGCAAGCTCTCTTATTATTAGCGATTTTAATCTTATTGGATTTATCCTTTCATCATCAAATTATTTTATTTGTAGAGCATAGTTTAAAAGCTGTGCCTTTAGGGCATTTTATTTTTGAGCCCTCATTAGCTAAATCTATTGTAAAGGCATTCGCACATTTATTTGTGATAGGCTTTTCTATGGCATTCCCTATTTTGTGCTTGGTGCTACTAAGTGATGTTATCTTTGGCATGATTATGAAAACACACCCCCAATTCAACCTGCTTGCTATTGGTTTTCCAATAAAAATTGCCATTGCTTTTGTGGGGATTATTTTAATCATTTCTGCTATTATGGAGCGTTTTAAAAATGAAGTGAGTTTGACTTTTAGCGCTATTAGCAAACTATTTTAA